The Candidatus Delongbacteria bacterium genome has a window encoding:
- a CDS encoding HAD family phosphatase gives MLFDMDGVLIDSQPNHVRAWQTVFARRGVELDPYLPLQREGEKALDTCGWICAQVGLALSLAERAELVAEKRSYFRSLAGTLPFPEVADVLAGLAERGIPAALVTGSTVVNARAMIPTEMWRMFAAHIAAEDVTQGKPHPEGYRKGCAALGLDPVDCLAVENAPFGIQAARAAGCRVLALTTTLPAELLAGADEISDRHLRVLELIDEDRTIPQRHGGTAEGSA, from the coding sequence GTGCTCTTCGACATGGACGGCGTGCTGATCGACTCGCAGCCCAATCACGTGCGCGCCTGGCAGACGGTGTTCGCCCGGCGCGGCGTGGAGCTGGATCCCTACCTGCCCCTGCAGCGCGAGGGCGAGAAGGCGCTGGACACCTGCGGCTGGATCTGCGCCCAGGTGGGGCTGGCGCTCAGCTTGGCGGAGCGCGCGGAGTTGGTGGCCGAGAAGCGGAGCTACTTCCGCTCGCTTGCCGGCACGCTGCCCTTTCCGGAGGTGGCGGACGTCCTGGCCGGGTTGGCGGAACGCGGCATTCCGGCGGCCCTGGTGACGGGCTCCACGGTGGTCAACGCCCGGGCGATGATTCCCACGGAGATGTGGCGGATGTTCGCCGCGCACATCGCCGCGGAGGACGTGACACAAGGCAAGCCGCATCCCGAGGGCTACCGCAAGGGCTGCGCGGCGCTGGGGCTGGACCCGGTCGACTGCTTGGCCGTGGAGAACGCGCCCTTCGGCATCCAGGCCGCCCGGGCGGCGGGTTGCCGCGTGCTGGCCCTGACCACCACCCTGCCGGCCGAGCTGCTGGCGGGCGCGGACGAGATCAGCGACCGGCATCTGCGCGTGCTGGAGCTCATCGATGAAGACCGGACAATACCACAGAGACACGGAGGCACGGCCGAAGGATCGGCGTGA
- the fbp gene encoding class 1 fructose-bisphosphatase — MNSMVTIDRHILEEEKSVPGATGAFSDLIYSIALAGKIINREVSRAGLINLLGKTGGVNVQGETVAKLDDYANDVLVNTLSQGGRVCVIGSEECAEVIHPPNVGKDAKYVVHFDPLDGSSNIDANVSIGTIFSISERVTPLNTTPTEEDVLQPGTRMIGAGYIVYGSSTVMVYTTKKGTVNGFTLDPSVGEFLRSHQNIRTPTRGKILSCNVGHSQYWEPAVDRFIRQVTTEDKEAGLPYTLRYIGSLVADVHRNLLYGGIFLYPPNVRGSLHRGKLRLLYEANPLAMVVENAGGLASTGAGRVLDLQPTALHQRTPLYIGSRDDVLEIERLIREQAPEERG, encoded by the coding sequence ATGAACAGCATGGTGACCATCGACCGGCACATCCTCGAGGAAGAGAAGAGCGTGCCGGGCGCCACGGGCGCCTTTTCCGACCTGATCTACAGCATCGCCCTGGCGGGGAAGATCATCAACCGCGAAGTCAGCCGCGCCGGGTTGATCAACCTGCTGGGCAAGACCGGCGGAGTCAACGTGCAGGGCGAGACGGTCGCCAAGCTGGACGACTACGCCAACGACGTGCTGGTGAACACGCTCAGCCAGGGCGGGCGCGTCTGCGTCATCGGCTCCGAGGAGTGCGCCGAGGTGATCCATCCGCCCAACGTGGGCAAGGACGCCAAGTACGTCGTGCACTTCGACCCGCTGGATGGCAGCTCCAACATCGACGCCAACGTCAGCATCGGCACCATCTTCTCCATCAGCGAACGTGTCACGCCGCTGAACACGACGCCCACCGAGGAGGACGTGCTGCAGCCCGGCACGCGGATGATCGGCGCGGGCTACATCGTCTACGGCAGCTCCACCGTCATGGTCTACACGACCAAGAAGGGCACGGTGAACGGCTTCACGCTGGATCCCAGCGTGGGCGAATTCCTGCGCAGCCACCAGAACATCCGCACGCCGACCCGGGGCAAGATCCTCAGCTGCAACGTGGGCCACAGCCAGTACTGGGAGCCGGCCGTGGACCGCTTCATCCGCCAGGTCACCACGGAGGACAAGGAAGCGGGCCTGCCCTACACGCTGCGCTACATCGGCAGCCTGGTGGCCGACGTGCATCGCAACCTGCTTTACGGCGGGATCTTCCTCTATCCGCCCAACGTGCGCGGCAGCCTGCACCGCGGCAAGTTGCGCCTGCTCTACGAGGCCAACCCGCTGGCCATGGTGGTGGAGAACGCCGGCGGCCTGGCCTCCACGGGCGCGGGCCGCGTGCTGGATCTGCAGCCCACGGCCCTGCACCAGCGCACGCCGCTCTACATCGGCAGCCGCGACGACGTGCTGGAAATCGAGCGCCTTATCCGCGAACAGGCGCCGGAGGAGCGGGGCTGA
- a CDS encoding tryptophanase: MEFPAEPFRIKVVERIKRTTREERERKIAEAGYNVFAIPAEDIFIDLLTDSGTSAMSDNQWAGIMHGDESYAGGRNFFHLQDVVRKIFGYEHFIPTHQGRVAENLLFSTLLSPGKVVPNNIHFDTTRANVQANGGLALDCAAKVAYCPDEEHPFKGNMDVELLEKAILEHGVANIPVVMLTITNNSGGGQPVSMENVRQVSALLHKYGIPLFFDACRFAENCWFIKQREPGYQDKSVLEIAQELFSYGDGCTMSAKKDALVNIGGFLCTNDGELALRIKTKLILIEGFPTYGGLAGRDLEAIARGLEEVVDEDYLAYRVGQVKGLADELEANGIPFIKPAGGHAVYLNAKKFLPHIPPEQFPGQSLAVELYREGGVRACEIGSLMFGATEAPEMELVRLAIPRRVYTSAHMQFVADVLCRIAERKESLRGYRIVWQPPVLRHFMAKLEPVA, encoded by the coding sequence CTTCGCCATTCCGGCCGAGGACATCTTCATCGACCTGCTGACCGACTCCGGCACCAGCGCCATGAGCGACAACCAGTGGGCCGGGATCATGCACGGCGACGAATCCTACGCCGGTGGCCGCAACTTCTTCCACCTCCAGGACGTGGTGCGGAAGATCTTCGGCTACGAGCACTTCATCCCCACCCACCAGGGCCGCGTGGCGGAAAACCTGCTCTTCTCCACCCTGCTCAGCCCGGGCAAGGTGGTGCCCAACAACATCCACTTCGATACCACGCGCGCCAACGTGCAGGCCAACGGCGGCCTGGCGCTGGACTGCGCGGCCAAGGTGGCCTACTGCCCGGACGAGGAGCATCCCTTCAAGGGCAACATGGACGTGGAGCTGCTCGAGAAGGCGATCCTCGAGCACGGCGTGGCCAACATCCCGGTGGTGATGCTCACCATCACCAACAACTCCGGCGGCGGCCAGCCCGTCAGCATGGAGAACGTGCGCCAGGTGAGCGCCCTGCTGCACAAGTACGGCATCCCGCTGTTCTTCGATGCCTGCCGCTTCGCCGAGAACTGCTGGTTCATCAAGCAGCGCGAGCCGGGCTACCAGGACAAGAGCGTGCTGGAGATCGCCCAGGAGCTGTTCAGCTACGGCGACGGCTGCACCATGAGCGCCAAGAAGGACGCGCTGGTGAACATCGGCGGCTTCCTCTGCACCAACGACGGCGAGCTGGCCCTGCGCATCAAGACCAAGCTCATCCTCATCGAGGGCTTCCCGACCTACGGCGGCCTGGCCGGCCGCGACCTGGAGGCCATCGCCCGCGGGCTGGAGGAGGTGGTGGACGAGGACTATCTAGCCTATCGCGTGGGCCAGGTCAAGGGCCTGGCCGACGAGCTGGAGGCCAACGGCATTCCCTTCATCAAACCGGCCGGCGGCCACGCCGTCTACCTCAACGCCAAGAAGTTCCTGCCGCACATCCCGCCGGAGCAGTTCCCGGGCCAGTCCCTGGCGGTGGAACTCTACCGCGAGGGCGGCGTGCGCGCCTGCGAGATCGGCAGCCTGATGTTCGGCGCCACGGAGGCTCCGGAGATGGAGCTGGTGCGGCTGGCCATTCCGCGCCGCGTCTACACCAGCGCCCACATGCAGTTCGTGGCGGACGTGCTGTGTCGCATCGCCGAGCGGAAGGAGAGCCTGCGCGGCTACCGGATCGTCTGGCAACCGCCCGTGCTGCGCCACTTCATGGCCAAACTGGAGCCCGTGGCCTGA